The following are from one region of the Anolis carolinensis isolate JA03-04 unplaced genomic scaffold, rAnoCar3.1.pri scaffold_15, whole genome shotgun sequence genome:
- the hes4 gene encoding transcription factor HES-4, which translates to MPADTMEKPTASPIAGAPANSSQTPDKPKSASEHRKSSKPIMEKRRRARINESLGQLKTLILDALKKDSSRHSKLEKADILEMTVKHLRNLQRAQMTAALSADPTVLGKYRAGFNECMNEVTRFLSTCEGVNTEVRSRLLGHLSTCLGQIVAMNYPPPPPPPPAAGGQPAHMAQPLHVQLPGPAAPSGAMPVPCKMNPGEAMSPKVYGGFQLVPATDGQFAFLIPNPAFPPGTGPVIPLYANTNMPVSSGSSTATPSVSPVQGLTSFGGSLASVSQAGGERGDAVWRPW; encoded by the exons ATGCCGGCGGATACTATGGAGAAGCCCACCGCCTCTCCAATCGCAGGGGCTCCAGCCAACTCCAGCCAGACCCCCGACAAGCCCAAGAGCGCCAGCGAGCATAGAAAG TCTTCCAAACCCATCATGGAAAAGCGCCGCCGCGCCAGGATTAATGAAAGCCTCGGCCAGCTCAAGACTCTCATCCTGGATGCCTTGAAGAAAGAT AGCTCCAGGCACTCCAAGTTGGAGAAAGCAGATATCCTGGAAATGACAGTCAAGCACCTACGAAATCTCCAAAGAGCCCAAATGACAG CCGCTCTGAGCGCTGATCCGACCGTTCTGGGCAAATATCGGGCTGGATTTAACGAATGCATGAACGAAGTCACCCGCTTCCTTTCCACCTGCGAAGGCGTGAACACCGAAGTCCGCAGCCGCCTCCTGGGCCACCTCTCCACTTGTCTGGGTCAGATCGTGGCCATGAATTACCCGCCACCCCCACCGCCACCTCCGGCTGCAGGCGGGCAGCCGGCGCATATGGCGCAACCGCTGCACGTCCAGCTGCCAGGCCCAGCAGCCCCAAGCGGGGCAATGCCAGTGCCGTGCAAAATGAACCCTGGCGAAGCCATGTCCCCAAAGGTCTACGGGGGTTTTCAGCTGGTACCGGCGACCGACGGCCAGTTTGCTTTCCTCATCCCGAACCCAGCTTTCCCGCCTGGCACCGGGCCAGTGATTCCTCTCTACGCCAATACAAACATGCCAGTTTCCTCTGGCAGTTCGACAGCAACTCCGTCAGTCTCCCCAGTGCAAGGTCTCACATCCTTCGGCGGGAGCTTAGCATCTGTCTCCCAAGCTGGCGGGGAGCGCGGCGATGCTGTCTGGAGGCCCTGGTGA